From Rhodovastum atsumiense, a single genomic window includes:
- a CDS encoding ABC transporter substrate-binding protein codes for MPLGLLGGVARAQKPAPDLAAPALTRKLTKLVFIWTPTSPCLVVVGLAQREGIFARHGLEVETINVGSDTSAILEAVALGKADATSNNVLRFIKPLEAGFDVKLTAGVHAGCSYLIGSRAAGISRIADMRGKRIGLADLGNPNRFLYASALKKAGIDPETDVTWRQFPADTFPIAVSKGEIDAFVDNHPNVYFAIKRSKGDLFELAANGSGELGQRTCCVLAVRGSLIRENRPAAAALTRAMVEAALLVDRNLDLAVETARFFAPQSIAGPTEIREMLASYPYDAHRGCPTGEEFRQQVLSFARDLKDVGILKPSTDPLRFTNRITLDVLTG; via the coding sequence ATGCCGCTGGGTCTGCTGGGCGGTGTCGCACGGGCGCAAAAGCCGGCCCCGGATCTGGCTGCCCCGGCGCTGACGCGCAAACTGACCAAACTTGTTTTCATCTGGACGCCGACATCGCCCTGCCTGGTCGTGGTCGGCCTGGCCCAGCGCGAGGGGATCTTCGCGCGGCATGGGCTGGAGGTCGAAACGATCAATGTCGGCAGCGACACCTCGGCGATTCTCGAAGCCGTCGCGCTCGGCAAGGCCGACGCGACGTCGAACAACGTCCTGCGCTTCATCAAGCCGCTGGAAGCGGGCTTCGATGTGAAGCTGACGGCCGGCGTGCATGCCGGCTGCTCCTATCTGATCGGCTCCCGCGCCGCGGGCATCTCCAGGATCGCGGACATGCGCGGCAAGCGCATCGGCCTGGCGGATCTGGGCAATCCGAATCGGTTTCTCTATGCGTCGGCGCTGAAGAAGGCCGGGATCGATCCGGAAACCGACGTCACCTGGCGCCAGTTTCCTGCCGACACCTTCCCGATCGCGGTCAGCAAAGGCGAGATCGACGCCTTCGTCGACAACCACCCCAATGTCTATTTCGCCATCAAGCGCAGCAAGGGGGACCTGTTCGAACTGGCAGCCAACGGCAGTGGCGAACTCGGGCAGCGCACCTGTTGCGTCCTCGCGGTGCGGGGATCGCTGATCCGCGAGAACCGGCCGGCGGCGGCGGCGCTGACCCGTGCCATGGTCGAAGCGGCGCTGCTGGTCGACCGCAACCTCGATCTCGCCGTGGAGACCGCGCGATTCTTTGCCCCGCAAAGCATCGCCGGCCCGACGGAGATCCGCGAGATGCTGGCGAGCTATCCGTACGACGCGCATCGTGGCTGCCCCACCGGCGAGGAGTTCCGCCAGCAGGTCCTGTCCTTTGCCCGCGATCTCAAGGATGTCGGCATCCTCAAGCCTTCCACCGATCCGCTCAGGTTCACCAACCGCATCACCCTGGACGTGCTGACCGGGTGA
- a CDS encoding peroxidase-related enzyme (This protein belongs to a clade of uncharacterized proteins related to peroxidases such as the alkylhydroperoxidase AhpD.), with product MPDTHLPSPPGRISRLPVAERGSEAPAARALVEQHHGENWIRALALNPDFAARFSAYFQSLFRAEGARLPLQERELIAVVVSASNGCGLCEIHHTLALGEALGDPVRARRIALDPHLAGLSAREHALVAFALKVTRQPRDVSDDDFQALRDAGLDDGEILEALETSAWFNHTNRVFISLGVPPDDAYFAR from the coding sequence ATGCCCGATACCCATCTTCCTTCCCCCCCGGGCAGGATTTCGCGCCTGCCGGTTGCCGAGCGTGGCAGCGAAGCACCGGCGGCGCGGGCGCTGGTGGAGCAGCACCACGGCGAGAACTGGATTCGCGCACTGGCGCTGAATCCGGACTTCGCCGCGCGGTTCTCCGCCTATTTCCAGAGCCTGTTCCGTGCCGAAGGGGCGCGCCTGCCGTTGCAGGAGCGCGAACTGATCGCCGTCGTCGTCTCCGCCAGCAATGGCTGCGGCCTGTGCGAGATCCATCATACGCTGGCATTGGGCGAGGCGCTCGGTGATCCGGTGCGGGCCCGGCGGATCGCGCTCGATCCGCATCTGGCCGGGCTGTCGGCCCGCGAGCATGCGCTGGTCGCCTTCGCCCTCAAGGTCACCCGCCAGCCCAGGGATGTCAGTGATGACGACTTCCAGGCGTTGCGCGATGCCGGGCTCGACGATGGCGAGATCCTGGAGGCGCTGGAGACAAGCGCCTGGTTCAACCACACCAACCGCGTCTTCATCTCGCTCGGCGTGCCGCCGGACGACGCCTACTTCGCCCGCTGA